A genome region from Chlorobaculum tepidum TLS includes the following:
- a CDS encoding peroxiredoxin — protein sequence MSQQVDDDLYYDISMPLLGDDFPELKVQTTHGPMNIPGDLKGSWFVLFSHPADFTPVCTTEFVAFQQRVEAFEKIGCKLIGMSVDQVFSHIKWVEWIKENLDVDITFPIVAANDRIANKLGMLHPGKGTNTVRAVFVGDPNGKVRLVLYYPQEIGRNMDEILRAVKVLQISDSNKVAMPADWPNNLLIKDHVIIPPANNVEDAKKRKEQQYDCYDWWFCHKPLDK from the coding sequence ATGTCACAACAAGTTGATGACGACCTCTATTATGACATCTCAATGCCGCTGCTCGGGGACGATTTTCCGGAACTGAAGGTTCAAACAACGCATGGCCCGATGAACATTCCGGGAGACCTGAAAGGCTCGTGGTTCGTGCTTTTCAGCCACCCGGCTGACTTTACGCCGGTCTGCACGACAGAGTTTGTCGCATTCCAGCAGCGGGTAGAGGCGTTTGAAAAGATCGGCTGCAAGCTCATCGGCATGAGCGTCGATCAGGTCTTCTCGCACATCAAGTGGGTCGAGTGGATCAAGGAGAATCTCGATGTTGACATCACCTTCCCGATCGTGGCGGCCAACGACCGTATCGCGAACAAACTTGGGATGTTGCATCCCGGCAAAGGCACGAACACCGTCCGCGCAGTTTTCGTAGGCGACCCGAACGGCAAGGTACGCCTCGTGCTTTACTATCCACAGGAGATCGGACGGAACATGGACGAGATTCTGCGCGCCGTCAAGGTCTTGCAGATTTCCGACAGCAACAAGGTTGCCATGCCTGCTGACTGGCCAAACAACTTGCTCATCAAGGATCACGTGATCATTCCGCCAGCAAACAACGTCGAAGACGCCAAAAAGCGCAAGGAGCAGCAATACGACTGCTACGACTGGTGGTTCTGCCACAAGCCGCTCGACAAGTAA
- a CDS encoding methyltransferase domain-containing protein — translation MAKYKLDVNIANVNEVYDGAGGILWEMLMGEQIHVGAEAETDVLARKAGVTAETHLLDVCSALGGPARYLAKNYGCRVTGLDATQRMHAEAIRRTIEAGLSGKIDYVLGNALDMPFPASSFDVVWGQDAWCYITDKQRLIGECARVLKPGGVLAFTDWLEAGPMTDEELTALNTFMVFPYMETLDGYAMLAEQAGLTVIEKEDLTPDFAAHVQGYLDMVQNQYRQAIVDNYGQEMYDAVEQGIMLWRDASAAGKVGRGRLVARK, via the coding sequence ATGGCGAAGTATAAACTCGATGTCAACATCGCCAACGTCAACGAAGTGTACGACGGCGCGGGCGGAATCCTCTGGGAGATGCTGATGGGCGAGCAGATTCACGTCGGCGCGGAAGCGGAAACTGACGTACTGGCGCGGAAGGCCGGGGTCACGGCGGAGACGCATCTGCTTGACGTGTGCAGCGCACTCGGCGGCCCGGCGCGGTATCTGGCGAAAAATTACGGCTGCCGCGTCACCGGCCTCGACGCCACGCAGCGGATGCACGCGGAGGCGATCCGCCGCACGATCGAGGCTGGCCTGTCCGGCAAGATCGATTACGTTTTGGGCAACGCGCTCGACATGCCGTTTCCCGCCAGCAGCTTCGACGTGGTGTGGGGGCAGGACGCCTGGTGCTACATCACCGACAAGCAGCGCCTCATCGGGGAGTGCGCCCGCGTGCTCAAGCCGGGCGGTGTGCTCGCCTTCACCGACTGGCTGGAGGCTGGCCCGATGACCGACGAAGAGTTGACAGCGCTGAACACCTTCATGGTCTTTCCCTACATGGAGACGCTCGACGGCTACGCCATGCTCGCCGAACAGGCTGGCTTGACGGTCATCGAAAAAGAAGACCTCACGCCCGATTTCGCAGCGCATGTGCAAGGCTACCTCGATATGGTGCAGAACCAGTACCGGCAAGCCATCGTGGACAACTACGGTCAGGAGATGTACGACGCCGTCGAGCAGGGCATTATGCTCTGGCGCGACGCTTCGGCAGCCGGAAAGGTAGGGCGGGGGAGGCTTGTCGCCCGCAAGTAG
- a CDS encoding radical SAM protein, producing MAGCINDHLKRYGGLAAGREDEQKRYFAEKRLYALQIETTDACQQGCIFCYAGSTPREHHGLTSDEIRGLLRDAAALEIRAIDWLGGDPLVRPDWYELMQYARSLGLVNNVWTSGLPLKSKEVAARVHEVSEGGFVSVHVDSITPEVYAKLHRGGNPHFIEAIVEGVDNLLALGKPADMMINCITYTSLQGPEDAIKTMRWWFCEKGLRTCLTMFNPAGMGAEWRSLEPQLDEVQRVYTERDRIDYGGDNISIAAMDTDKYYCGTMATVTFTGDVTPCSVIREGVANIRTTPFRDIVARHLDTLVHAALHDVQNLPNPCNDCVNNAHCWGCRASAYHYSGDADGLDPKCWLIRTALTSDSFSVNNNLQKSTDEEIGLKP from the coding sequence ATGGCGGGTTGCATTAACGATCATCTGAAGCGGTATGGCGGGCTGGCTGCTGGTCGGGAGGATGAGCAGAAACGGTATTTTGCGGAGAAGCGGCTTTACGCGCTGCAAATCGAAACCACCGATGCCTGCCAGCAGGGGTGCATTTTCTGTTACGCCGGTTCGACTCCCCGCGAGCACCATGGTCTTACCTCAGATGAAATCCGCGGCCTGCTCCGCGATGCGGCGGCGCTGGAAATTCGCGCCATTGACTGGCTGGGTGGCGATCCGCTCGTCCGCCCGGATTGGTACGAGTTGATGCAGTATGCCCGCTCGTTGGGCCTCGTCAACAACGTCTGGACGAGCGGCTTGCCGCTGAAGAGCAAGGAGGTCGCGGCCCGAGTGCACGAGGTGAGCGAGGGTGGCTTCGTATCGGTGCACGTCGATTCCATTACGCCGGAGGTCTATGCGAAGCTGCATCGCGGCGGGAATCCGCACTTCATCGAGGCCATCGTCGAAGGCGTCGATAACCTGCTCGCGCTCGGCAAGCCCGCCGACATGATGATTAACTGCATCACCTACACGTCGTTGCAGGGGCCGGAGGACGCTATCAAAACCATGCGCTGGTGGTTCTGCGAGAAGGGCCTGCGCACCTGCCTGACGATGTTCAATCCCGCCGGGATGGGCGCGGAGTGGCGCTCGCTGGAGCCGCAACTCGACGAGGTGCAGCGCGTCTATACCGAGCGCGATCGCATCGATTACGGCGGCGACAACATCTCCATCGCGGCGATGGACACCGACAAATATTACTGCGGCACGATGGCTACGGTAACGTTCACCGGCGACGTCACTCCGTGCTCGGTCATCCGCGAGGGCGTGGCCAACATCCGCACGACGCCGTTCCGCGACATTGTCGCCCGGCATCTCGACACGCTCGTTCACGCCGCACTGCACGACGTGCAGAACCTGCCCAATCCGTGTAACGACTGCGTCAACAACGCTCACTGCTGGGGTTGTCGGGCCAGCGCGTATCACTACAGCGGCGACGCGGACGGCCTCGACCCGAAGTGCTGGCTGATCCGGACTGCGCTAACGTCAGACTCTTTCTCGGTCAACAATAATTTGCAAAAGTCAACAGATGAAGAAATTGGGCTAAAGCCCTGA
- a CDS encoding PEP-CTERM sorting domain-containing protein, producing the protein MKAKATAIGILFTALAWTGANAAVISHNDITGTNPGLQNPYTTGITSDYSDDITASGIGRVGLTGKTADDRYNASGWSTGALDTGKYFTFTLDANDGYAINFSSFEYRAQRSNTGPTSFAFRSSIDGFTTNIGSPTATGATIDLTAPQFQHLTNPIEFRLYGYDSGSGNGTFSVNDYTFNGTVEAVPEPGTLALVGVGSLLMLGHARHTRKRMDIMA; encoded by the coding sequence ATGAAAGCCAAAGCAACAGCTATCGGCATTTTGTTTACCGCCCTCGCCTGGACAGGCGCAAATGCTGCCGTCATCAGCCACAACGACATAACCGGTACTAACCCCGGTCTTCAAAATCCCTATACGACGGGGATAACAAGTGATTATTCTGATGACATCACAGCCTCAGGAATCGGGCGTGTTGGCCTCACGGGAAAAACCGCTGATGATCGCTATAATGCGAGTGGCTGGTCAACCGGAGCGCTGGACACCGGCAAATATTTCACTTTCACGCTGGACGCGAATGATGGTTACGCAATCAACTTCAGCAGTTTTGAATATCGCGCTCAGAGATCGAACACTGGGCCAACATCCTTCGCATTCAGGTCAAGCATTGATGGGTTCACGACAAACATTGGTTCGCCAACAGCAACAGGCGCGACAATCGACCTGACCGCTCCGCAGTTCCAACATCTGACAAACCCTATTGAGTTTCGCCTTTATGGTTATGATTCTGGAAGTGGAAATGGCACCTTCAGCGTCAACGACTACACCTTTAACGGCACCGTTGAAGCCGTTCCAGAACCCGGTACGCTGGCGCTTGTCGGAGTCGGCTCGCTGCTGATGCTCGGCCATGCACGGCACACTCGCAAAAGGATGGACATAATGGCGTAA
- a CDS encoding glycoside hydrolase family 19 protein, with product MLEEKLSYSAARLMKVWPKRFPTLAIAEKYERNPEKLANYVYANRIGNGPESSGDGYRFRGRGLIQLTGRSNYESASKALGIDLLNHPDQLTEPAVAAMSAAWFWASHGLNELADDRTGDNDLEDFTTITKIINGGTVGLQERFKLFKAAETALIA from the coding sequence GTGCTCGAAGAGAAGCTTTCCTACTCTGCGGCTCGCTTGATGAAGGTGTGGCCGAAACGATTTCCCACCCTCGCCATAGCCGAGAAGTATGAACGAAATCCGGAAAAGCTCGCGAATTATGTGTATGCAAACAGAATCGGCAATGGCCCGGAGTCGTCCGGCGATGGCTACCGGTTCCGGGGGCGCGGCCTGATTCAGCTTACCGGGCGCTCGAATTACGAGTCTGCCTCGAAAGCGCTTGGCATAGATTTACTGAACCATCCCGATCAGCTGACCGAACCGGCGGTTGCCGCGATGTCCGCCGCGTGGTTCTGGGCGTCACACGGCCTTAATGAGCTTGCCGATGATCGCACGGGCGATAACGATCTCGAAGATTTCACCACGATCACCAAAATAATCAATGGCGGCACGGTCGGTCTTCAGGAGCGCTTCAAACTGTTCAAAGCTGCGGAAACCGCGTTGATCGCCTGA